AGCTACTTCGTATTGCACTTTGTCGTTTTCGCGGATCGAGCTAACTTGGAGGTCGCTGATGTGAACGAAGATGTCTTCGCCAGTTTCGTCGTTTTTGATGAAACCAAAGCCTTTGGTGTCATTAAAGAATTTTACCGTTCCGGTGGGCATGGTGGTGGGTTGTGGAGTTTCGCTAAGCGTTTGGGCCACCGTGGCTTGATGTCTTAGGTTGGGCCAAAGATAAGCATACTTTTCAATTGCGCAAGCCCGCCGGAATTTTCTAGCCCCCCGACCTTTGCGCTCGTTCTTTTTCTCTCCTGCATGACCGCCCCGCTCCTTCCCGACGCCTCCGCCTTCCGCTTCGCCCACGAATTTGTGGTGCCCGAAACCGCCATCGACGCCCTTGGCCACGCCAATAACGTGGAATACGTGCGCTGGGTACAGGACGTGGCGGGGGCCCACTGGCTGGCCATTTGCCCGCCCGAGCGACAGGAGGCGTACGTTTGGGTGGTGCGCGAACACCGCGTCCGCTACCGGCAGCCCGCTTTTGCTGGCGACGTGCTGCGCGCCACTACGTGGGTAGGTAATACCGGCGGGGCTACCTCGGTACGCCACACCCACCTCACCCGTGCGGCCGACGATGCGCTGCTGTGCGAAGCGGAAACTACGTGGGTGCTGCTCGACCCCAAAAGTGGCCGGCCGGTGCGCGTTGACGCCGAAGTGCTGGGTTGGCTGAAAG
This genomic stretch from Hymenobacter sp. PAMC 26628 harbors:
- a CDS encoding cold-shock protein, whose translation is MPTGTVKFFNDTKGFGFIKNDETGEDIFVHISDLQVSSIRENDKVQYEVAQGKKGPNAVKVSLV
- a CDS encoding acyl-CoA thioesterase, whose translation is MTAPLLPDASAFRFAHEFVVPETAIDALGHANNVEYVRWVQDVAGAHWLAICPPERQEAYVWVVREHRVRYRQPAFAGDVLRATTWVGNTGGATSVRHTHLTRAADDALLCEAETTWVLLDPKSGRPVRVDAEVLGWLKG